A region of Chloracidobacterium sp. DNA encodes the following proteins:
- a CDS encoding sigma-70 family RNA polymerase sigma factor — protein sequence MPEKFNSTIDEAVVHLISRADNARSLEAKDLRPRVAAVVEKYLLAGGSSPEHADIVTFVQEIRADDLCLIVACERGDERAWEDLVANFDSTVKSAARKISSNNEDAEDLASSIWAELYGLRQDAQGNKKSKLAYYSGRGSLAGWLRAVVSQLAVDQFRKQSKFVQIEEDREFENLASEAAHGDNNHFGSHTENPEDLLTEKQTSSDVTDALSAAIAELEAEDRLILKLYYFDDLKLKDIAATFGYHEATASRKLTRVQTEIRKSVERQLRNHHGWTDSEVKRHLSDTAASLGINLETMFAVLTFAVLLQDFWA from the coding sequence TTGCCTGAAAAATTCAATTCGACTATTGATGAGGCTGTTGTTCATTTGATCTCGCGTGCAGACAACGCTCGCTCGCTTGAGGCAAAAGACCTGCGGCCGCGTGTCGCGGCTGTGGTCGAGAAATACCTGCTTGCAGGCGGCAGCTCGCCGGAACATGCGGACATCGTAACGTTTGTCCAAGAGATACGCGCCGACGACCTGTGTCTGATCGTTGCGTGCGAACGCGGCGACGAGCGGGCGTGGGAAGACCTGGTCGCAAATTTTGATTCCACCGTAAAATCTGCGGCGCGAAAAATTTCCTCGAACAACGAAGACGCTGAGGATCTTGCGAGTTCGATCTGGGCGGAGCTTTATGGTTTGCGGCAAGACGCTCAGGGCAATAAGAAAAGCAAATTAGCATACTATTCGGGCCGAGGTTCGCTTGCCGGTTGGCTGCGGGCCGTTGTTTCGCAATTGGCGGTCGATCAGTTTCGGAAACAGTCGAAATTTGTCCAGATCGAAGAGGACCGCGAGTTCGAAAATCTTGCCAGCGAAGCGGCGCATGGCGATAACAACCACTTCGGATCGCACACCGAAAACCCCGAGGACCTTTTAACTGAAAAACAAACATCATCTGATGTTACCGACGCGCTGAGCGCCGCGATCGCCGAACTTGAAGCTGAGGACCGGCTTATCCTTAAGCTATACTATTTTGACGACCTTAAATTAAAGGATATCGCCGCGACATTTGGTTATCACGAGGCGACGGCCAGCCGAAAGTTAACTCGTGTCCAGACCGAAATACGAAAGAGCGTTGAACGACAGCTGCGTAACCATCACGGCTGGACCGACAGCGAAGTAAAACGGCACCTCAGCGACACAGCCGCGAGCCTCGGCATCAATCTTGAAACGATGTTCGCCGTATTGACGTTTGCAGTATTGTTGCAAGATTTCTGGGCGTGA
- a CDS encoding PQQ-binding-like beta-propeller repeat protein, which yields MKAFVLLLCILWLFAAISFGQPVWQSNLDSKIRFYQTTDFGIVLAGTEKSLYAIDGKSGERIWRRDTGKIDETAVTPVPNTDLILFSRNLGSKSRLEAVDLLTGTRIWESEKVKGDVMQLAVDPEHDLIAVVLVKDPRGKADDNFKRKPVVHVLRLSDGDELWKRDLDNNIEMMPSRFGEGLGDIDYTLDNYRAPLLLDGRLFLFYEGSTSYDARTGKEKTREKFKINEDGLALTEADPVFDDTHIFVSGKGKIRAVDRRTGKQNWEASDLGISAEMAIVGGILYVRTGGQFTQLKNGEPKEKGPFGVSAIDTRNGKTLWRYKGADKGLTNFVFADTNTILIADKDDLITLDARNGKRVAKRDHKIDKAQFVLLNEGGQAIVGGRNEIAAFSFRDSKAPELWRARHTAPGRGVFRTVAGIALRAAALYFRYGGIATSAIGFARTGLNFASAANSFRWSGLRTRFGSVDLTTLASNSARNYVAGRFYAYGSMGRDPGFLSRFGSSQISMPNATDIRGRIIGRAIDRATPSRSDVQESIFDRLDPARQMERFGDYLLRRKRLAELRSNYMYFYTDIKKPFDKKGLVGVNVHTGRDARYILASDPDASFVTDETSNLLYSANGSKLQAFDILSR from the coding sequence ATGAAAGCATTTGTTTTACTTTTGTGCATTCTGTGGCTTTTTGCGGCGATCTCTTTTGGCCAGCCTGTTTGGCAATCTAATCTCGACTCAAAAATCAGGTTCTATCAAACTACTGATTTCGGCATTGTTCTAGCCGGAACTGAGAAGAGCCTGTACGCCATCGATGGCAAAAGCGGTGAGCGTATTTGGCGTCGTGATACGGGCAAGATCGACGAAACTGCGGTTACGCCTGTGCCGAATACCGATCTTATTTTGTTTTCGCGCAATCTCGGAAGTAAGTCGCGTCTTGAGGCAGTTGATCTCTTGACCGGTACTCGCATTTGGGAAAGCGAAAAGGTCAAAGGGGATGTGATGCAGCTAGCGGTCGATCCTGAACATGATCTGATCGCTGTTGTTCTTGTCAAAGATCCACGCGGCAAGGCCGACGATAATTTCAAACGAAAACCGGTTGTTCATGTGCTTCGGCTATCGGACGGCGACGAGCTTTGGAAACGCGATCTCGATAACAACATCGAGATGATGCCCTCGCGTTTTGGCGAAGGCCTCGGCGACATCGATTACACGCTCGACAATTACCGCGCTCCGCTGCTCCTTGATGGTCGGCTGTTTCTGTTTTACGAAGGTTCGACTTCGTACGACGCACGCACCGGCAAAGAAAAGACGCGCGAAAAATTTAAGATCAACGAAGACGGCCTTGCGCTTACTGAGGCCGATCCGGTTTTTGATGACACCCATATTTTTGTATCGGGCAAAGGTAAGATCCGAGCCGTTGACCGCCGCACGGGAAAACAAAATTGGGAAGCAAGCGACCTCGGCATCAGCGCCGAGATGGCAATAGTCGGCGGCATTCTGTATGTGCGGACGGGCGGCCAATTTACGCAGTTGAAAAATGGCGAGCCAAAAGAAAAAGGCCCATTCGGCGTCTCGGCTATCGACACGCGAAACGGCAAGACCCTGTGGCGATATAAAGGTGCCGATAAGGGCCTGACCAATTTTGTTTTTGCCGATACCAACACAATTCTCATAGCTGACAAAGATGATCTGATAACGCTCGACGCACGAAACGGCAAGCGTGTTGCAAAACGCGATCATAAAATAGACAAGGCTCAATTCGTTTTGCTGAACGAAGGCGGACAAGCCATTGTCGGCGGACGAAATGAGATCGCTGCATTTTCGTTTCGCGACTCAAAAGCTCCTGAGCTATGGCGTGCTCGTCACACCGCTCCGGGTCGCGGCGTGTTTCGTACGGTTGCCGGAATTGCTCTTCGTGCAGCGGCACTCTATTTTCGATACGGCGGCATTGCGACTTCCGCGATCGGTTTTGCTCGAACAGGATTGAATTTTGCGAGCGCGGCAAACTCGTTTCGTTGGTCGGGCCTGCGAACTCGATTCGGCTCGGTCGATCTGACGACACTTGCGAGCAACTCGGCACGAAATTATGTTGCCGGGCGATTTTACGCATACGGTTCAATGGGACGCGATCCAGGTTTCTTAAGTCGCTTTGGCAGCTCACAAATTTCAATGCCAAATGCAACCGATATTCGCGGCCGGATAATTGGCCGCGCTATTGATCGTGCAACGCCGTCGCGCTCCGACGTTCAAGAGAGCATTTTCGACCGGCTCGATCCGGCGCGGCAGATGGAACGTTTTGGCGACTATCTGCTCCGCCGCAAACGCCTCGCTGAACTGCGCTCGAACTATATGTATTTCTACACCGACATCAAGAAACCGTTCGACAAAAAAGGCTTGGTAGGGGTAAATGTTCACACCGGCCGCGATGCAAGATACATCCTTGCATCCGACCCTGATGCGTCGTTCGTGACGGACGAAACGTCAAATCTCTTGTATTCCGCAAACGGCAGTAAGCTGCAGGCGTTTGATATTTTGAGCAGGTGA
- a CDS encoding M28 family peptidase, with product MKKQLFSYLLLLSFVFSVSAQRAQVTKPSAVEANLRRHIEYLASDKLEGRRTGEKGAALAAKYIADQFAKVKLKPGALGSNGKASYLQPFSYTPVRDPHGSSPATESSSPAKRRDTANVIGILPGTDPILKNEAIVIGAHYDHLGYGGSGSLATNLTQIHHGADDNASGTAAIIELARQFAGRNPHDSKGAFTNKRTLIFIAFSGEEEGLFGSNFYVNNPVFPLDKTVAMINLDMVGRLNDNKLTIGGIGTASEWKDLTNEKNSLGGTVSSIWTGRNGSKSENSFALGPWNFALQLNEDGFGPSDHSSFYGKKIPVLFFFTGTHNDYHKPSDTAEKINYDGLLSIVNYVQSIAKAVDQNPQRPTYTVAKSSNTGGRTGFNISLGTIPNYGDSTDGMLIDGVRDGSPAAKAGVKAGDKVVKLANRDIKNVMDYTDTLVDMKAGEEYEIVVLRGGEKLTMKIVPIKR from the coding sequence ATGAAAAAGCAGTTATTTAGCTATCTTTTATTACTTTCGTTTGTGTTCAGCGTTTCGGCGCAGAGGGCACAGGTCACAAAACCCAGTGCGGTCGAGGCTAATCTTCGCCGTCACATCGAATATCTCGCCTCGGACAAACTCGAAGGCAGACGCACCGGTGAGAAGGGCGCGGCGTTGGCCGCTAAATACATTGCCGATCAATTCGCAAAGGTAAAGTTAAAACCTGGAGCGTTAGGCTCGAACGGCAAAGCAAGCTATCTTCAGCCATTTTCTTACACACCGGTGCGCGATCCGCATGGCAGCTCACCTGCCACGGAATCAAGTTCGCCTGCAAAGCGCCGTGACACAGCAAACGTCATCGGCATCTTGCCCGGCACCGATCCGATATTGAAGAATGAAGCCATCGTCATCGGAGCTCATTACGATCATCTCGGCTACGGCGGCTCAGGCAGCCTCGCAACAAACTTGACCCAAATTCATCACGGCGCCGACGACAATGCTTCTGGAACAGCCGCGATCATTGAACTCGCTCGCCAATTCGCAGGCAGAAACCCGCACGATAGTAAGGGTGCCTTTACCAATAAACGCACCTTGATCTTCATCGCCTTCAGCGGCGAGGAAGAAGGGTTGTTCGGCTCGAATTTTTATGTCAATAACCCTGTCTTTCCGCTCGATAAGACCGTCGCGATGATTAATCTCGATATGGTTGGGCGCCTTAACGACAACAAACTGACAATTGGCGGTATCGGAACGGCAAGTGAGTGGAAAGACCTTACAAACGAAAAAAACAGTCTGGGTGGAACTGTTAGCAGTATTTGGACAGGACGGAACGGTTCTAAGTCTGAGAATAGTTTTGCATTAGGTCCTTGGAACTTTGCTCTTCAACTTAACGAAGATGGATTCGGCCCTTCCGACCATTCATCGTTTTACGGAAAGAAGATACCTGTTCTTTTCTTTTTTACTGGTACACACAACGACTATCACAAGCCGTCGGATACCGCTGAGAAGATTAACTACGACGGCCTTCTAAGTATCGTTAATTATGTTCAGTCGATAGCAAAAGCTGTCGATCAGAATCCACAGCGACCAACTTATACTGTCGCAAAATCGAGCAATACGGGCGGGCGAACTGGATTTAATATTTCGCTTGGAACAATACCGAACTATGGCGATTCGACTGATGGGATGTTGATCGACGGCGTTCGTGACGGCTCACCTGCGGCAAAGGCGGGCGTCAAAGCGGGCGACAAGGTCGTAAAACTCGCGAACCGCGACATTAAAAATGTGATGGACTACACCGACACGCTCGTTGATATGAAAGCGGGTGAGGAATACGAGATCGTCGTCCTTCGCGGCGGCGAGAAGCTGACGATGAAGATTGTTCCGATAAAGCGATGA
- the dapF gene encoding diaminopimelate epimerase: protein MTAFNFCKFHGFGNDYLVAMRYDIDPKTSLPELGKSICHRHTGVGADGISILEKLDGGMADYFCEIVNPDGSFAGFSGNGTRCAVSYLYYKGLWSAENLRLETRSGVKNYRLIERKGSGEFWFEAEIGKPKFGSDEIPVMSDTRLDHVTDGQLTVNGEEITFAGVNVGNPVACVFVDDFDFDWRTLGKAMETHERFPDRANIVFVRVMDRENIEIRIWERAAGETAASGTCASGSAVLSALMNKTGRNVSVHSEGGMTLVNWRDDDEMVITGRADLAFCGTWSL from the coding sequence ATGACCGCTTTCAACTTCTGCAAATTTCACGGTTTTGGCAATGATTATCTCGTTGCGATGCGGTACGATATCGATCCAAAGACCTCACTGCCTGAATTAGGAAAAAGCATCTGTCATCGCCACACAGGCGTAGGTGCGGACGGCATTTCGATCCTTGAGAAGCTTGACGGCGGCATGGCCGATTACTTTTGCGAGATCGTTAATCCCGATGGCAGCTTTGCCGGTTTTTCCGGTAACGGCACACGCTGTGCGGTCTCTTACCTTTACTACAAAGGCCTCTGGTCCGCTGAAAACCTGCGTCTCGAAACGCGCAGCGGCGTAAAAAACTATCGTTTGATTGAACGAAAAGGCAGCGGTGAATTCTGGTTCGAGGCCGAGATCGGCAAACCGAAGTTTGGGAGCGATGAAATCCCTGTAATGTCGGACACGCGGCTCGATCACGTTACGGACGGACAACTGACTGTCAATGGTGAAGAGATAACGTTTGCCGGCGTGAATGTTGGTAATCCTGTGGCCTGTGTCTTTGTTGATGATTTCGATTTTGACTGGCGCACGCTCGGCAAAGCAATGGAAACGCATGAGAGATTTCCCGACCGCGCAAATATTGTGTTTGTTAGAGTTATGGACCGCGAAAACATCGAGATCCGTATCTGGGAACGGGCCGCGGGCGAGACTGCTGCTTCAGGCACATGTGCGAGCGGCTCTGCTGTTCTATCCGCATTGATGAACAAGACAGGACGAAACGTTTCGGTGCATTCCGAGGGCGGCATGACGCTCGTAAATTGGCGTGACGACGACGAGATGGTGATCACAGGCCGAGCAGATCTGGCGTTTTGCGGAACTTGGTCTTTATGA
- a CDS encoding copper-binding protein, protein MKPPLFLLAFVAVLHLSSCASREVERTNVNLGQNAVVQDSQSPIPASTQPKDGLYPGKGKVTKINNELKSVELDHEEIVGVMPPMIMEFYVHEKWLLTGLKVGDNVEFVLKYEHPAETIVSIKKIK, encoded by the coding sequence ATGAAACCACCCTTATTTTTGCTGGCTTTCGTCGCCGTCTTACACTTGTCATCGTGTGCTTCGCGTGAGGTCGAGAGGACTAACGTCAATCTTGGGCAAAACGCTGTTGTACAGGACTCGCAAAGCCCCATTCCTGCTTCGACACAGCCGAAAGACGGCCTTTATCCGGGTAAGGGAAAGGTCACAAAGATCAACAATGAGCTTAAATCTGTCGAACTCGATCACGAAGAGATCGTAGGCGTAATGCCGCCGATGATAATGGAGTTTTATGTTCATGAAAAGTGGCTGCTGACCGGCCTCAAGGTCGGCGACAATGTCGAGTTTGTCCTAAAATATGAACACCCTGCAGAAACTATTGTCAGCATTAAAAAGATAAAATGA
- a CDS encoding PD40 domain-containing protein produces the protein MKTLYLVFVVIITCLSTIAAQEKSLVTGGERHLKNIRQLSFGGENAEAYFSSDGKKLIFQSKRDGRPCDQIYTMNVDGSNVQMISSGDGRTTCSYYLKGAKKLLYASTISGGKECPPNPDYSKGYVWAIYPEYEIYTASPDGKNIKNITNSPGYDAEATVSPNGKKIVFTSERDGDLELYSMDTNGKNIKRLTNEPGYDGGAFYSPDSKMIVYRGSHPTDPKLIERDKQYLKEHLVVPLTFEIWVMNADGSNKRQVTKLGAASFAPFFTPDGKRIIFCTNHFATDPRKRNFDLAMINIDGTGLERITYNETFDGFPMFSPDGKKLVFASNRNAANQGDTNVFIADWVE, from the coding sequence ATGAAAACACTTTATCTTGTATTTGTAGTAATTATAACCTGTTTGTCAACCATTGCAGCGCAGGAGAAAAGCCTTGTGACGGGTGGCGAACGTCATCTGAAGAATATCAGGCAATTGAGCTTTGGTGGAGAGAATGCCGAGGCTTACTTTTCGTCTGACGGAAAGAAGCTGATTTTTCAGTCGAAACGCGACGGACGGCCGTGTGATCAGATCTACACGATGAATGTCGATGGCTCAAATGTGCAGATGATCTCGAGCGGCGACGGACGCACTACTTGCTCGTATTATTTAAAGGGAGCGAAGAAGCTGCTTTATGCATCGACCATCAGCGGCGGTAAGGAATGTCCGCCAAACCCTGATTATTCAAAAGGCTATGTATGGGCGATCTATCCCGAATACGAGATCTACACCGCTTCGCCAGACGGAAAGAATATTAAGAACATTACAAATTCGCCCGGTTACGACGCCGAAGCAACCGTCTCACCAAACGGCAAGAAAATAGTCTTTACCAGCGAACGCGACGGCGACCTCGAACTTTATTCGATGGACACCAATGGCAAAAATATCAAACGTCTGACCAACGAACCCGGCTATGACGGCGGTGCGTTCTACTCTCCTGATAGTAAAATGATCGTCTATCGCGGCTCGCATCCGACTGATCCAAAGCTCATCGAGCGTGATAAGCAATACTTAAAAGAGCATTTGGTCGTACCGCTTACATTTGAGATCTGGGTGATGAACGCTGACGGCTCGAACAAGCGACAGGTCACAAAACTCGGTGCAGCGTCGTTTGCGCCGTTCTTTACTCCTGACGGCAAACGCATTATCTTTTGCACGAACCACTTTGCGACCGATCCTCGCAAACGAAATTTCGACCTCGCGATGATAAACATCGACGGCACGGGCCTCGAACGCATCACATATAACGAAACTTTCGACGGCTTCCCAATGTTCTCGCCCGACGGCAAAAAGCTCGTGTTCGCGTCGAATAGAAACGCCGCGAATCAAGGCGATACAAATGTTTTTATAGCGGATTGGGTTGAATAA
- the acpS gene encoding holo-ACP synthase, producing MIVSIGIDIVEVYRIRDTIARTPRFLDRVFTKSERAYCEGKGEAAWQSYAGRFAAKEAFLKALKTGWRGKVTWKDIEVVSGPKGVPLFNITGEAKKLMEKHRANAVHLSISHTAEHAVAQVILEKV from the coding sequence ATGATCGTTTCTATCGGCATCGATATCGTTGAAGTCTATCGCATACGTGATACTATCGCCAGAACTCCGCGATTTCTCGACCGCGTTTTCACTAAGAGCGAACGTGCTTACTGCGAAGGCAAGGGCGAAGCCGCGTGGCAATCGTACGCCGGACGCTTTGCCGCAAAAGAAGCTTTTCTCAAAGCATTGAAAACAGGCTGGCGAGGCAAGGTCACCTGGAAGGACATCGAGGTGGTTTCCGGCCCGAAAGGCGTTCCCCTATTTAACATCACAGGCGAGGCAAAAAAACTAATGGAAAAACACCGCGCCAACGCTGTGCATCTCTCGATCTCACACACCGCCGAACACGCTGTCGCTCAAGTCATACTTGAAAAGGTGTAA
- a CDS encoding MBL fold metallo-hydrolase, translating into MKIIPLSIPTPFYVGDVNVYLIKEDPLTLIDVGPKTKEASDALRAKLASNGVQFADIQRIVLTHAHEDHCGLTKQVRDESKNAEVLVHEWETGHLFGRLSHDVHKQLLLRSGVPESIFNDMRALYEDISLLTDSLEDTDFQPLHDDMELEFSGGSLRVLHTPGHTPGSCSFVREADRTLICGDCVLKRITPNPILSPDPLDPSKRFRSLAEYLVSLARLREFRPTLAYGGHGEPVTDFEEIFHRYVRSIDERQKKVISLVSPDGITAFDVAKRMFPDSFDHDVHRFLAISESIAHLDYAESESKVNVESSGDIEFYRPLGS; encoded by the coding sequence ATGAAGATCATTCCCCTTAGTATTCCTACGCCGTTCTATGTCGGTGACGTCAATGTGTATCTGATAAAGGAAGATCCGCTGACGCTGATCGACGTCGGGCCAAAGACGAAAGAAGCGTCGGATGCCTTGCGAGCGAAACTCGCGAGTAACGGCGTGCAGTTTGCGGATATTCAAAGGATCGTACTGACGCACGCTCACGAAGATCACTGCGGTCTCACAAAACAAGTGCGCGACGAATCAAAAAACGCCGAAGTGCTGGTCCACGAATGGGAAACCGGCCATTTGTTTGGCCGACTTTCGCATGACGTGCATAAACAGTTGCTGCTCCGCTCAGGCGTGCCGGAATCTATTTTCAACGATATGCGTGCGCTCTACGAAGACATCAGCTTGCTCACCGATTCGCTCGAAGACACTGATTTCCAGCCGCTGCACGACGATATGGAACTCGAATTTTCGGGCGGCAGTCTGCGAGTGCTGCACACGCCGGGACATACGCCGGGTTCGTGTTCATTCGTTCGCGAGGCCGACCGAACGCTGATCTGCGGCGACTGCGTGCTAAAACGCATCACACCAAATCCAATACTGTCACCCGATCCGCTCGATCCGTCAAAACGCTTTCGCTCGCTTGCCGAATACCTGGTAAGTCTCGCGCGCCTACGCGAGTTTCGCCCGACGCTCGCCTACGGAGGCCACGGTGAGCCTGTGACAGATTTCGAAGAGATCTTTCACCGCTATGTTCGATCGATCGACGAAAGGCAAAAGAAAGTGATCTCGCTCGTCTCGCCAGACGGCATCACCGCCTTTGATGTTGCAAAACGTATGTTCCCTGATTCGTTCGATCACGACGTCCATCGGTTCCTTGCGATATCAGAATCTATTGCTCATCTCGATTATGCAGAATCCGAAAGCAAGGTAAATGTTGAATCAAGTGGCGACATTGAGTTTTACAGACCGTTAGGAAGTTGA
- a CDS encoding DNA/RNA non-specific endonuclease: MKKYLVSFALLSAFAAFLTLGFHSSAQDVFSVQDDQQAEATDRVAASTTLVLSQVSGGNGYYNNDWVEIKNVSASPQSLNGLTLLYGSATGNFGGGSFALPNATLVPGQYYLVQLNSAAPGTTPLPVTPDASTTNISMSGTSGKVGIVAAGGIPGSACGATATPCTPTQLEAFIDWVAWGAAGNGTANSGEGGNPSVNNGVAITATQGMARKTDGCTDTDNNNLDFDLYNNPPVFPIPSPRNTSTAPAPCGGGSGELQGIGSASPSLLLPGATTLLRVTVVPASSPPSTGITVRTDLTSLGGSATQSFFDNGTNGDTTAGDNVFSYSMQIPVGTASGSRTLPVNIADAELRTATTSISLTVTTTTPHTASEHQVLGNPSDAQTEPIGYPNDYLMEKNQYVLSYSRDRGTPNWVAWHLDSSWLGNVERQDDYREDTTLPNLAGWYRVQGSDYTGSPQGEGFDRGHMCPSGDRVNTIADNSATFLMTNMIPQAPVNNQLVWADLEDYCRGLVDAGNELYIFTGGAGVGGTGLQGLRNTIVGGRVTVPAQVWKVIVVLPVGSDDAQRVNNFTRVISVLMPNSQSVSRPWTQYRTNVGKIEQVTGLNFLSKVRPQIRVRLKKRVDKQ; this comes from the coding sequence ATGAAGAAGTATTTGGTCAGTTTCGCATTGTTGTCGGCTTTTGCCGCGTTTTTGACGCTCGGGTTTCATTCGTCTGCACAGGATGTATTTAGTGTTCAGGACGATCAGCAGGCGGAAGCTACCGATCGTGTTGCGGCATCCACGACGCTCGTGCTGAGCCAGGTTTCGGGCGGAAATGGTTATTACAATAATGACTGGGTCGAGATCAAGAATGTTTCGGCCTCGCCGCAGTCACTCAACGGCCTTACTTTGCTTTATGGTTCGGCGACTGGTAATTTTGGCGGCGGTTCGTTTGCGTTGCCAAATGCGACGCTCGTTCCGGGACAATATTATCTTGTTCAGCTAAACAGTGCGGCTCCCGGTACAACTCCTCTGCCTGTAACGCCGGATGCTTCTACTACGAACATCAGCATGTCGGGAACGAGCGGCAAGGTTGGTATCGTAGCCGCCGGAGGCATTCCGGGCTCAGCCTGTGGAGCCACGGCTACGCCCTGCACACCAACACAGTTGGAAGCCTTCATTGATTGGGTCGCTTGGGGTGCAGCAGGCAATGGCACCGCCAATAGTGGCGAGGGCGGCAACCCGTCGGTTAATAATGGCGTTGCGATCACTGCTACTCAAGGTATGGCCAGGAAAACTGATGGCTGTACTGATACTGACAACAACAACCTGGATTTTGACCTCTATAATAATCCTCCCGTATTCCCGATACCGTCACCACGCAATACATCAACCGCTCCGGCTCCATGCGGCGGAGGCAGCGGTGAGCTTCAGGGCATTGGCAGCGCGAGCCCAAGTTTGCTTCTGCCGGGAGCAACGACCTTGTTAAGAGTGACAGTTGTGCCTGCTTCCTCGCCGCCAAGCACAGGCATCACCGTTCGCACCGACCTGACATCTCTCGGCGGTTCGGCCACGCAGTCGTTCTTTGACAACGGCACAAACGGCGATACGACAGCAGGTGACAATGTATTTTCGTATTCGATGCAGATTCCGGTGGGCACTGCCAGCGGAAGCCGCACTTTGCCGGTCAACATTGCCGATGCGGAACTGCGAACAGCTACGACATCCATTAGCCTAACAGTAACCACAACGACTCCTCACACGGCATCCGAGCATCAGGTCCTTGGCAATCCATCGGATGCACAGACCGAGCCGATCGGATATCCGAATGACTACTTGATGGAAAAGAATCAGTATGTGTTGTCATACAGCCGCGACCGCGGTACACCTAACTGGGTCGCATGGCATTTGGATTCGTCGTGGTTAGGAAATGTGGAAAGGCAGGACGATTATCGGGAAGATACTACACTTCCAAATCTGGCAGGATGGTATCGCGTACAGGGAAGCGATTACACCGGAAGCCCGCAAGGTGAAGGTTTTGACAGAGGGCATATGTGTCCGTCCGGAGATAGGGTCAATACCATCGCTGACAACTCGGCAACATTCCTGATGACGAACATGATCCCGCAGGCGCCGGTCAATAATCAGCTCGTCTGGGCCGACCTCGAAGATTACTGCCGCGGTTTAGTTGACGCTGGAAATGAGCTTTATATTTTTACAGGCGGTGCAGGTGTTGGCGGTACAGGGTTACAAGGCCTTAGAAATACGATAGTCGGCGGTCGTGTTACAGTACCGGCACAGGTGTGGAAGGTGATCGTTGTTTTGCCGGTCGGTTCAGATGATGCGCAGCGTGTAAACAACTTTACACGCGTTATCAGCGTCTTAATGCCAAACTCCCAGAGCGTGAGCAGGCCTTGGACGCAGTATCGTACTAATGTCGGTAAGATCGAACAGGTCACAGGTCTTAATTTTCTTTCAAAGGTCCGTCCGCAGATTCGGGTGCGTCTAAAGAAGCGTGTGGATAAGCAGTAA
- the pgeF gene encoding peptidoglycan editing factor PgeF — translation MPIETIINNESRVFSRESQGSEPPAVAGGLPLVPDELILTDAGFFWREKDGVKILVCRELESAGFINGFSTRLGGVSEFPHGDLNLAGFDEDSAENIYENRRRFLDVFGRDLSLATVWQVHGDAIKTAASIDDVRSSETKADAIVSNLENVLAGVKTADCVPVLIGDPKTGAFAAVHAGWRGTVQSIVAKAVKQLTKTYGADPADMICAIGPAACGRNYEIGKDVIDAFSEKFAESKKYFSPTREGHALVDLHLANRDQLIDCGVAVENILTAPFCTIEQPNLFFSYRLEKQKFGKTGRLLSVIGKN, via the coding sequence ATGCCGATAGAAACGATCATAAACAATGAGTCGCGAGTCTTTAGTCGCGAGTCGCAAGGGTCAGAACCACCTGCGGTAGCGGGTGGTTTACCATTAGTGCCCGATGAATTAATTCTAACCGATGCGGGCTTTTTTTGGCGCGAAAAAGATGGTGTAAAGATTCTTGTCTGTCGTGAACTCGAGTCAGCCGGTTTTATCAATGGCTTTTCCACGCGGCTTGGCGGCGTTTCTGAGTTTCCGCACGGCGACCTTAATCTCGCGGGTTTTGATGAAGACTCAGCAGAAAATATTTACGAAAATCGGAGACGCTTTCTAGATGTATTCGGCAGAGATCTGAGCCTCGCGACCGTGTGGCAGGTGCATGGCGATGCGATCAAAACTGCGGCTTCGATTGACGATGTTCGCAGCTCAGAGACCAAAGCGGACGCTATTGTTTCAAATCTCGAAAATGTTTTGGCGGGTGTGAAAACTGCGGATTGTGTTCCTGTTCTGATCGGTGATCCGAAAACGGGTGCGTTTGCAGCAGTCCATGCAGGCTGGCGCGGAACCGTTCAATCAATTGTTGCGAAAGCTGTTAAGCAACTAACGAAAACTTACGGAGCAGATCCGGCTGATATGATCTGCGCGATCGGCCCGGCAGCTTGTGGACGAAATTACGAGATCGGAAAAGACGTGATCGACGCTTTTTCTGAGAAGTTTGCCGAGAGCAAAAAGTACTTTTCACCGACACGCGAAGGCCACGCTCTGGTCGATCTTCACCTCGCAAACCGTGATCAATTGATCGATTGCGGCGTTGCTGTTGAGAATATTTTAACCGCTCCTTTCTGCACGATAGAGCAGCCCAATCTGTTCTTTTCCTATCGTCTCGAAAAACAAAAGTTCGGAAAAACCGGAAGGCTGCTATCTGTCATTGGTAAAAACTAG